A segment of the Halovivax limisalsi genome:
CGTCGTCCAGACAGACTACGATACAGCATGATCCAGACACGCTCCACCGCCATCGACAGGCGACGATTCCTCGCAGTAGCCGGTTCGACGGCGGTGCTCGGCTCGACGGCTGGCTGTCTAGAGCGCTTCGAGTCCGGCGACGATCGCGACGACCTGGTCCTCTCGCCGCCGGAGAACCACGACCGGCTCGCCGACGCCGACCTCGACATCCCGATCTACGGCGAGGCGTTGCCCGAGGCGACGGTGCCGGCCGCGCTGTCGGATCGGTCGGTGACGACGACCGAGTTCGTCGGCGAGCGCATCACGATGCTGACGTTCATCTACACGTCCTGTACCACCGTCTGTCCCGGTCTGACCTCGTCGCTCCGCCGGGTCCAGGCCGACGCCACGCAACGCGGCTACGCCGACGAAATCGCGTTCCAGACGGTCACGTTCGATCCCGAGTACGACACGCCGGACGTCCTTCGCTCGTACGGCCAGAATCTCGGGGTCGATTTCGACGTCGGGAACTGGTATTTCCTCCGACCGCCGACGCCGGAGGCCGCCCGCGACGTCGTGACCGAGACGTTCGGCGTGGCGTTCGAACGGGGCGAGGCCGACGAGAGCACGACTGGCGGCGAACAGCACGACGAGGGTCACTCAGATGGCGAGTCGCACGACGGGCACGAGCGCCGATTCGCACACACCTCGTTGATCCTGCTCGTCAATCGTGCCGGCTTCGTCGAGCGCGCCTACACCGGCGGCCCGCCGCGTCCCGACCGATTGCTCGAGACGGTTCGAACCGTCGTCGAGGAGGGATGATCGTGCGCCGACGCGACCTGCTCGCCGGCGCGGCCGGGCTCGCGGTCCTCGGTGGCGGCGCCGCGATGGCGATCGGCGACTTCGAACCGTGGGACCCCCAGGAGTCAATCGAGGCGGTCGAACTCCCCGGGATCGAGGCGCCGGGAAGCGTCGGCGGGCCGGTCGTCGTGCCGGAGCGTGGCTCGGTCACCGTCCTCGAGCTGTTCGCGACGTGGTGTAGCGTCTGCGAGGCCACGATGGAGCCGCTGGGGCGCGTTCACGAGGAATTCGGCGCCGAGGTGCAGTTCGTCTCCGTCACGAACGAACCCCTCGGCGGAACGACGACTGAAGCGGACGTCGCGGCGTGGTGGCGCGAACACGGCGGCGCGTGGCAACTCGCACGCGATCCGGAGTTCCAGTTGACCAAACGTGTCGGCGGGGCGGAA
Coding sequences within it:
- a CDS encoding SCO family protein, whose protein sequence is MIQTRSTAIDRRRFLAVAGSTAVLGSTAGCLERFESGDDRDDLVLSPPENHDRLADADLDIPIYGEALPEATVPAALSDRSVTTTEFVGERITMLTFIYTSCTTVCPGLTSSLRRVQADATQRGYADEIAFQTVTFDPEYDTPDVLRSYGQNLGVDFDVGNWYFLRPPTPEAARDVVTETFGVAFERGEADESTTGGEQHDEGHSDGESHDGHERRFAHTSLILLVNRAGFVERAYTGGPPRPDRLLETVRTVVEEG
- a CDS encoding TlpA family protein disulfide reductase, producing the protein MRRRDLLAGAAGLAVLGGGAAMAIGDFEPWDPQESIEAVELPGIEAPGSVGGPVVVPERGSVTVLELFATWCSVCEATMEPLGRVHEEFGAEVQFVSVTNEPLGGTTTEADVAAWWREHGGAWQLARDPEFQLTKRVGGAEVPQLLVFDERNVVTWNETGFTAEGELRSAIETVLGDEHTA